The Ahaetulla prasina isolate Xishuangbanna chromosome 3, ASM2864084v1, whole genome shotgun sequence genome window below encodes:
- the PSCA gene encoding prostate stem cell antigen → MLLGHTACGSLWCYTCRLQFKTDNCKKAVFCKDKTKSCKTDVINLLGFINVISKECASSCTVYNKDIAIAKRNISCCSTDLCNIDDTSASPTTCAQMAMVAFTSLACMILSRVL, encoded by the exons ATGTTGCTCGGGCACACGGCTT GTGGCTCGCTCTGGTGTTACACCTGCCGCCTCCAATTCAAAACCGACAACTGCAAAAAAGCGGTATTCTGCAAAGACAAGACAAAATCATGCAAAACAGATGTGATCA ATCTGCTGGGGTTTATCAACGTCATCTCGAAGGAATGCGCTTCATCGTGCACCGTGTACAACAAGGACATCGCCATCGCCAAAAGGAACATCTCCTGCTGTTCCACCGATCTCTGCAACATTGATGACACCTCCGCCTCCCCAACCACCTGTGCCCAGATGGCGATGGTGGCTTTCACCAGCTTAGCCTGCATGATTCTGAGCAGGGTACTGTGA